The following nucleotide sequence is from Flavobacterium sp. N1736.
TTTTGGAGTAAATGAAACTTTCTTTGAAGGAAAAGCGCATATCGAACAGGAAATCAAGATTATAAATCCGAATTTAAAAACGGTTGATGTTGATTTTGACTTTCAGGTTTGTAAAGAAGTTTGCATTAATTCGAATAAAAAATTCTCAATCAGCGTTCCATCGACTTTTAAAATGGATGCTGTTCCAACTATTTCAGAGACAAAATTAGATGAAACTAAAGTTCCGGCTTTAGTTGTAGATACTTTATCAACTTCAGTTGCAAAAGCTAAAACAGAATCTGCAAAAACAGAAGTTAGCGGAGCTTCAAAAGAAGATGAAATTCCTGCGCCTGCACCAACAAGAAGTTTATGGTCTATCTTTTTTATTGCTTTCATTTCAGGATTTGCAGCGTTGTTAACACCTTGCGTTTTTCCAATGATTCCAATGACGGTAAGTTTCTTTACCAAACAAAGTAAAAGCAGGGCAAAAGGAATTAGAAACGCTATTATTTACGGCTTTTCGATTATTGCTATTTATGTAATATTAGGTTTAATTGTAACTAAAGTTTTTGGTGCCGATGCCTTAAATGCATTGTCTACAGATGTTTGGTTTAACTTGATATTCTTTATTTTATTGATTGTTTTTGCGGTTTCATTTTTGGGAGCTTTCGAAATTATGCTGCCAAATTCATGGGCAAATAAAGCAGATCAACAAGCAGACAGAGGCGGAATTGTTGGAATATTATTTATGGCTTTGGCTTTGGCAATTGTATCATTTTCTTGTACGGGACCAATTGTTGGAACTTTATTAGTTGAAGCTGCTTCAAACGGGGGAATTGCTCCAATTGTTGGAATGTTAGGTTTTTCATCAGCATTGGCTTTGCCATTTATGTTGTTTGCAATGTTTCCGGGTTGGTTAAATTCATTGCCAAAATCCGGCGGCTGGTTGAATACTGTAAAAGTAGTTTTAGGGTTTTTAGAACTGGCATTAGCATTCAAATTTTTATCAAATGCTGATTTAGTTCTTCAATTGCATTTATTAGAAAGAGAAGTTTTCTTAGCGATCTGGATTGCCATTTTTGGAACTTTAGCATTTTATCTTTTCGGAAAAATCACATTGCCACACGATAGTCCAACGCATCATATTTCAGTTGGAAGATTATCATTAGGATTAATCGTTTTGACTTTTACAATTTATATGATTCCGGGACTTTGGGGAGCGCCTTTAAAATTAATAAGTGCTTTTCCGCCGCCACAAACATATAGTGAAAGTCCGTTAGGAATAGGAGGAAAAGAGGGAGGAAATGGTATTGCATCTGAAAAAGGATTGCCTGAAGGTGCAGAATTAGGACCGCATGGAATTATGGTTTTTCATGATTATGAAGATGGATTAGCTTTTGCAAAATCAATCAACAAACCAATTATGCTTGATTTTACGGGTTATGCCTGCGTGAATTGCAGAAAAATGGAAAACAATGTTTGGTCTGACGAAAGAATTTTACCAATCTTAAAAAATGATGTTGTTTTGATTTCTCTTTATGTAGACGATAAACGCGAATTGCCAAAAGAGGAACAATTTGTAACAGCTGCAGGAGATAAAATCATAACGGTTGGTGATAAATGGACAGATTTTATGATCTCAAAATACAAAACAAATACGCAGCCTTTATATATAATTACTGACTTAGAAGGAAAGAATTTAAACGATTCAAAACCTACAATTAGCTATGTAAGTGCAGATGAATATTTGGCTTGGTTAAAACACGGGATTTCTAATTTTAAGTAAGAAGTAAGAAGTAAGAAGTAAGAAGTAAGATGTAAGATGTAGAAAGTACAATTCATAATCTAAAGTCTACAATCTAAAGTCTACAATCTAAAGTCTACAATCTAAAGTCTACAATCTAAAGTCTACAATCTAAAGTCTACAATCTAAAATCTACAATCTAAAATCTACAATCTAAAATCTACAATCTAAAATCTTCACTCTAAAATAAATTCAAAAAGCACTCTAAGTAAACTCAGAGTGCTTTTTTTTTGTGTTAGTTGTTTTGGAAATTGATTTTATAAGTATTCTCCGTGTTGAGAGATATCTAATCCTAATTCTTCTTTTTCTTCAGTAACTCTTAGAGGTGTAATTTTATTTACAACAAAGAATAAAATATAAGAACCTACAAAAGCAAAGATTGAAACCAGTACTAATGCTTTTAATTGTGTTAAGAATAAAGTAGCATCACCAAAGATTAAACCTTGATTGTCACCAACAACTGCGTTTACGCTTTTAGAAGCAAATACACCTGTTAATAACATACCTACCATACCTCCAACACCGTGACAAGCAAAAACGTCAAGAGCATCGTCGATTTTTCCTTTAGGGAATTTACTAACCACAAGATTACTTATTACAGCGGCAATAATACCAATTGCTAAAGCGTGTGGAATGCTCACAAAACCTGCAGCAGGCGTGATAGCTACCAAACCAACGACAGCACCAATACAAGCTCCCATAGCAGATAATTTGTGACCTAAAATTTTATCAAGAAAAACCCAAGCCATAGCAGCAGAAGCAGCAGCAATAGTTGTAGTTCCTAAAGCCTGAGCAGCAAGACTTCCGGCTCCAACAGCAGAACCTGCATTAAATCCAAACCATCCAAACCATAGTAAACCTGTACCTAATAATACATACGTAATTCTGGCAGGATTAACTTTTTGAACTTTACGTTTTCCTAAGAATATTGCTCCCGCCAAAGCAGCCCAACCAGCACTCATGTGTACTACAGTACCACCAGCAAAGTCAAGAACTCCCCATTTGAAGAACATTCCGTCAGGATGCCACGTCATGTGACATAATGGAGCATATATAAATATAATGAATAAAACCATGAATAATAAATAAGCCCAGAAACGTACACGTTCAGCAAAAGCTCCTGTTATTAATGCCGGAGTAATAATTGCAAATTTTGCCTGAAATAATGCAAATAATATCATTGGAATTGTTGGCGCTAATTCCCAGGCGGTGTTTGCGCTTACTCCCTGAAAAAATATATTTGATGAAGGATCTCCAATGAAACCACCTATAGTTGGTCCAAAACACAACCCGAATCCAATTACTACCCAAAGTACTGTAACAATTACCATTGCCATAAAACTTTGAAGCATAGTACTGATTACATTTTTCTTACCTACCATTCCTCCATAGAAGAATCCTAATCCCGGAGTCATTAATAATACAAACGCAGTTGCAACAACCATCCATGCGGTATCACCCGTATCAAGTTTTAGTTCTACAACGTGAGCGCCTAATGTTTTTGATTCAGTAACAAATGAGAGGGAAAAAATAGATAGTAACAAAATCGTGATAAGAATCACACTTAAAATAATTTTTCGCATAGTTATTTAGTTTTAAATTTTTGATAAAAATATAAAATCATTCAACACCCCTATAAAAAATAGAGTCTAATGTTTAATTTTTGTTAATTTTTCATTTTAACCCCCTTCGTTTTGAATGTATTTGTTAAAATGGACTTAAAATTTACAATTTGGCAACATTTTTTTTGCCTAAGTTGAGAATATGTACACTTTTCCTATTTTTTTATTAATTGTTTGCGATTGAAATGCTTTGATTATTGCCGAAAATCGTCATATTTTTTCTGTTGATGATGTATATTTGATCTTTTTAACAATTTTTATAATTAAAGCTTAACAATGGAAATCCAGAAAATAAAATGGGGAATTATTGGTTTAGGAAACATTGCAAATCAGTTTGCTGCTGATTTACAATTGCTGGAAGACGCTGAATTAGTTGCCGTTGCTTCCCGAAATAGTGATAATGCAAATGAGTTTGCACGAAAATACAATTGCGCAAAAGCCTACAATTCTTACGATGCACTTTTTGCAGATGCGAATGTCGATATTATATACATTGCTACACCGCATAACTCACATGCCGAATTATCTGTTAAAGCCTTAGAAAACGGAAAACATGTTTTATGCGAAAAACCAATTGCATTATCTTATAATGATGCAGTTCGAATGATTGAAGCTTCTAAAAAACATAATAAATTTTTTATGGAAGCTTTTTGGACACGTTTTATTCCGTCAGTTCAGGATGCTTTATCGAAAGTTAAAAAGGAAGAAATTGGCGCAGTAAATTACATAAAAGCAGATTTTGCTTTTATTGGAAATGAAACAGAAGGAAGCAGATTGTTTAATAAAAATAATGGCGGCGGAGCCTTATTTGATATTGGCGTATATCCATTATTTCTGTCCTATATAATGCTCGGGATTCCAAAAGAAATAATAGCAAAATCTATTCTTCATAAAAATGATATTGATTTGCAAACTTCAATGATTTTACAATACGATGATGCACAGGCAGTTTTACATGCTTCAATAGTTTCAGAATCTGATATGAAAGCAACAATAAGCGGAACAAAAGGGCGTATTGAACTTAGTGCACCATGGTTTATGGCAAATGGATATTCTATATTTAAGGATGAAAAAGAAACAAGTTTTAGTTTGCCAAATTTAGGAAAGGGATATTCTTATGAAGCGATAGAATGTCATAACTGTATTAGAAACAATCAAATAGAAAGTAAACTTTGGTCGCATCAAAATAGCTTGGATTTGAGTAAAATGGTTGAAGAAATCAAAAATCAAATTGGATTAGAATTTTAGCATTTATATTTTGTAGTAAAAAAGCTATAATTTAAATATTTTTAAGTAGATTTAGAAATATTTAATAAAAAATATTATGCTTATTAAAGTTTACGGAAGTGCTGTTTTTGGAGTAGAAGCAACCACAATTACGATTGAGGTGCATATGGACAAAGGGATTGGTTATCATTTAGTTGGCTTGCCTGATAATGCCATAAAAGAAAGCAGTTTTCGTATTGCTGCCGCTCTAAAAAATAACGGATTAACCTTACCGGGAAAAAAAATAACGATTAATATGGCGCCCGCCGACTTGCGAAAGGAAGGTTCTGCATACGATTTACCACTCGCAATGGGAATTTTAGTAGGTTCAGATCAGATAAAAGCGCCGGCAATTGAAGAATATATTATTATGGGAGAACTTTCGTTAGACGGAAGTTTACAATCTATAACAGGAGCTTTGCCAATTGCAATAAAAGCAAAAGAAGAAGGTTATAAAGGTTTTTTTCTGCCAAAGCAAAATGTAAAAGAAGCCGCAATTGTTACCGGTTTAGATGTTTACGGAGTTGAAAATTTGCAGCAGG
It contains:
- a CDS encoding ammonium transporter, producing the protein MRKIILSVILITILLLSIFSLSFVTESKTLGAHVVELKLDTGDTAWMVVATAFVLLMTPGLGFFYGGMVGKKNVISTMLQSFMAMVIVTVLWVVIGFGLCFGPTIGGFIGDPSSNIFFQGVSANTAWELAPTIPMILFALFQAKFAIITPALITGAFAERVRFWAYLLFMVLFIIFIYAPLCHMTWHPDGMFFKWGVLDFAGGTVVHMSAGWAALAGAIFLGKRKVQKVNPARITYVLLGTGLLWFGWFGFNAGSAVGAGSLAAQALGTTTIAAASAAMAWVFLDKILGHKLSAMGACIGAVVGLVAITPAAGFVSIPHALAIGIIAAVISNLVVSKFPKGKIDDALDVFACHGVGGMVGMLLTGVFASKSVNAVVGDNQGLIFGDATLFLTQLKALVLVSIFAFVGSYILFFVVNKITPLRVTEEKEELGLDISQHGEYL
- a CDS encoding protein-disulfide reductase DsbD family protein, which produces MNFTQSHQAEISKSVWTKTIVFLLFFIFAFAKGNSQILEPVKWTSKIEKKGNNAVLIFDGTIEKDWHMYSQFTPDGGPLALEIAFKNQKGNYELVGKAKEGKTRTAFNDVFGVNETFFEGKAHIEQEIKIINPNLKTVDVDFDFQVCKEVCINSNKKFSISVPSTFKMDAVPTISETKLDETKVPALVVDTLSTSVAKAKTESAKTEVSGASKEDEIPAPAPTRSLWSIFFIAFISGFAALLTPCVFPMIPMTVSFFTKQSKSRAKGIRNAIIYGFSIIAIYVILGLIVTKVFGADALNALSTDVWFNLIFFILLIVFAVSFLGAFEIMLPNSWANKADQQADRGGIVGILFMALALAIVSFSCTGPIVGTLLVEAASNGGIAPIVGMLGFSSALALPFMLFAMFPGWLNSLPKSGGWLNTVKVVLGFLELALAFKFLSNADLVLQLHLLEREVFLAIWIAIFGTLAFYLFGKITLPHDSPTHHISVGRLSLGLIVLTFTIYMIPGLWGAPLKLISAFPPPQTYSESPLGIGGKEGGNGIASEKGLPEGAELGPHGIMVFHDYEDGLAFAKSINKPIMLDFTGYACVNCRKMENNVWSDERILPILKNDVVLISLYVDDKRELPKEEQFVTAAGDKIITVGDKWTDFMISKYKTNTQPLYIITDLEGKNLNDSKPTISYVSADEYLAWLKHGISNFK
- a CDS encoding Gfo/Idh/MocA family protein, whose translation is MEIQKIKWGIIGLGNIANQFAADLQLLEDAELVAVASRNSDNANEFARKYNCAKAYNSYDALFADANVDIIYIATPHNSHAELSVKALENGKHVLCEKPIALSYNDAVRMIEASKKHNKFFMEAFWTRFIPSVQDALSKVKKEEIGAVNYIKADFAFIGNETEGSRLFNKNNGGGALFDIGVYPLFLSYIMLGIPKEIIAKSILHKNDIDLQTSMILQYDDAQAVLHASIVSESDMKATISGTKGRIELSAPWFMANGYSIFKDEKETSFSLPNLGKGYSYEAIECHNCIRNNQIESKLWSHQNSLDLSKMVEEIKNQIGLEF